TTCGTAGTGCTGGAGGACGACAAGCACTACTTTCCGCCCTATGAAGCGGTCCCGCTGATACGGCAGGATTCTCTGCTGCGGCATCCAGGAATTCAGGTCGCGATGGAGCGGCTGGCAGGCAAGGTGAGCGCGGACGAGGTACGGGGAATGAACTACGCGGTGGACTCCGAGCACAGGGACGTGGCGGACGTAGTGAGAGAGTTCCGCAAGTCGAAGGGGCTATGAATGGAGGTCCATCGCAGTGTCGCAGAGAGCAACGGGAGGAATCTAGATGGTTGAGCCGTGGTTGCGAGGGACGTTGACTGAAATCGACGCGGTAAGGCGACAGGTGCTGCACGCTCTGGAACTGGCGGCGGAGGACGTCGAGCGTTGGTGTGCAGGATTGGGCGATGAGGAGATGAATGCGCGGCCGTTTGGCATAGCTCCGGTGGCGTTTCATCTCCGTCACATCGCGCGAAGCCTCGATCGTCTGCTGACCTATGCGGAGGGTGGGGCTTTATCCGGGACACAAATGGATGCGTTGGCCAGTGAGATGCAGGATGGTGCGTCTGCCGAGGTTGTGCTCGCTGAGGTCCGGGCTGGATTGGCTGAGGCACGACAGCGCGTATTGATGGTCTCGCAGGGAAGTTATGAAGATCCGCGTGGAGTGGGCCGGGCGTTGTTGCCCAGCACGGTAGGCGGACTGCTTGTCCATTGCGCGGAGCATACGCAGCGGCACATCGGACAGGCTGTCACAACGGCGAAGATCGTGACGGGAGCGCGTGTCTAACTGTCTCACCTCTCGTTAGAAGGGCTATGTCATCCGATAGGTGGAGCGAAAGATCCTCCGTTTGCATGGTTGACTGTTCCCAATGGGCCGCGTTGAATCGCTGCGAGGAAGAACATGCCACAAACGCAGGAGATACAAGCGGTACGAAACAAAACCGGATATTTTTTTGCTCTGGCGTCGGTGTGTGCCCTCATTTCGGCTGCCTGTGTCGCCATTCCGATGTTTGTCATTCGCCCATTCCGCCCACAGGGCGCGCGAGAGTTGGAGATTGCTCTGACCGTTCGCCACGCCGGCCCATGGCTTGCGGGCGTGTGCGTTGCGGTCGTGCTGCTGGTGGTGTTTCTCCTCTGGAAGGCAGCACGGATTGGCGCTCGGATCGCACTAGTCTGCTTGCTTGTGCTTGCGTTCGCGAGCGTATCTTTTACGCACGTCAACATCTTCGAAAAGATGTTTCACCCCTACGATTCGCCCTCATTCGAAAGCGCATACGAGGCAAAAGTCGACTCCGACGACAAGGTGCTCGCTGTCAGAGTAGGACAGGAAGCACGGGCCTATCCGATACGGACCATGGGCTATCACCATATTGTGAACGACACGATAGGCGGTGTCCCGATCGCCGTGACCTATTGCACGTTGTGTCACACAGGGCTGGTGTGGAGTCGCGTCGTCGACGGACAGCTACTGCATTTTCGCCTTGCCGGCATCAACAACGGCAATGCTCTCCTGCGAGATGAGCAGACCAGCAGTATCTGGCAGCAGAGCACCGGCGAGGCCATCTTCGGTCTGTTGAAGGGGCAGCAACTGAAGCTCGTTCGGAGCAACGAGTTGACCTTCGCCTTGTGGAAGAGCGAGGAGCCGCATGGGCAGGTATTGAAGTCGGACCCACCGTATGCGGCAGAGTACGACCCGAAAGACTGGGAGAAGCATGTCGCCAGGACAACAACGGTGGTCGACACAACGCGCTCCGGGATTGGACCGCATCAGCTGATGCTGGGAGTCGCCGTGGCGGGACAGAGCAAGGCTTATCCGATTGAGGCGATCCTCGCCGCAAAACTGATTCAGGATCGGGTTGGAAGTCTGCCCCTTATCGTAGTGGTGGGGCCTGATGGCGCATCCATCAGAGTATTCGAAGGAACCCTCGAGAATAGGCCCCTGACCTTTGCACGAAGTGCAGACGACCAGGGAATAAGCGACATCGATACAGCCAGCGTCTGGAACTTCCAGGGTTGCGCCGTAGAGGGATCGCTAACCGGACGCTGCTTAGCAGAGATCGACGCGCACAAGGACTACTGGTTCGACTGGATGAACCATCATCCCGAATCAGCGGTATTCAAGAATTGAGCTAGCTGACGAGGTGGCCCATCTTCTCGCGCTTGGTCTGAAGGTAGCGCTCGTTGGTAGGTTCGCTCGGGACCTCGGCGGAGATGCGCTCAACCACCTTGATTCCGGCAAGCTCCAGGGCTTCCACTTTCTCCGGATTGTTGGTGATAAGCCGGACCTCAGTGATCCCCATCTGCTTGAGGATCTGCGCAGGCAGCTCAAAGTGGCGGCAGTCGGCCTCGTAGCCAAGTTCAAGATTTGCCTCGATCGTGTCGAGACCCTTGTCCTGCAACTCATAGGCACGCAACTTCGCCATCAGTCCTATTCCGCGCCCCTCCTGCTGTTCGTAGAGCATAATGCCCGTGCCTTCGTCGGTGATCAGGGCCATGGCGAGTTCGAACTGCTGACGGCAGTCGCACCGCAGGGAGTGGAAGACATCGCCCGTAAGGCACTGCGAGTGGATCCGCACAATCGGAGGTGCTGCGTGAACGTCGCCCATCACCAGAGCGACCGCTCCCTCTACGCGTATGGCCGGCGGAGGGATGTTGTCGTTGCAGGCGGCTGGGTTTTCGATCACACCCTCGAAGCCGAGGATACGGAAGTGCCCCCAGCGGGTTGGAAAGTCGGCGTCGGCTACTTTGGTAACACTTGCGAACGGCATCTCTTGATTATACGTTTCCTGCTTCATGGACATTAGATTGCTCAGACAGGCTGCTGGATGCGAAGTTGCATTAGGGGCGTAAAGTAGTGGTGTGACTCAGCCCGATCCCAAGCTGATTTTGATTACGCTGTTGATAGAACTGGGCGTGGCCGCAGCGGTTTCGAGCTCGCTGGCGCGATCGACCCGTTTCAAAAATCTCCTCCTGTTGCCGCGTCGAACTCCACGGCAGACGGCCTGGCTCGTCATCATCATCTGCGTGCCGCTAACTCTTGGCGTATGGGTCCGCACCGCCGTCCCCAACTTCCTGGCCGCCGATCTCTCCTTCGAAACCACGATTTTATTGGGAATTCTAGTGGGGCCACTCGCTGCAATGGCGGGCGGAGCGACGCTTGCAATTCCAGCCGTACTTCACCATGAGTACTGGACTCTCCCGGTAAATCTTGCGATTGCCGCGATCGCCGGAGCCTTCGGCCGCTTTGCTGACCCCGAAGACGTGTGGTCGTTCTCCCCCATGATCGACCTGAGCATCTATCGCTGGGTCACACGTAACCTGCGACGGCCGCAGCTCGATCGTCAGATTCTGTTGCTTCTCCTGGTAGCCGGTATGCAGCTCGGGACTAGTGCGCTATCGCATTACTTCCCGAGGCACTTCTTCGAACTGAACTCCAGAGAGTGGTGGGTGCAGTTGTTGATCTGCGCCACCGCGCCAATCGTCGTCGGAATTCCACTCAAGATCTGGAATGCGATTCGTGTCGAAAGAAAGCTGGAGGAGCAGGGAAGGCTGCTGCTGGAGGCCCGCCTGGATGCGTTACAACGACAGATCAACCCACACTTTCTGTTCAACACGCTGAATTCGATCACCTCCCTGGTTCGCTCGCAGCCGGAGTTGGCGCGAGAGATGATCGTCAAGCTGGCCAACATCCTGCGCGTGCTCTTGAAAGACCGCGAGGCCTTCCTGCCGCTCAGCGAGGAGCTGCGCTTTACCGACGATTATCTGGACATCGAAGTAGTGCGTTTCGGTGACAAGCTGAAGGTCGTCAAGGAGATTGCCAATAACACACTGGACATCGTGGTGCCCGGAATGCTCCTCCAGCCGCTTATTGAAAACAGCATCAAACATGGCCTCGAGCCGCGAATCAGCGGTGGCACTGTTACGATCCGCAGCCGGATTACGGAAGAAAGAAGGCTGATGGTCGAGATAGAAGATGACGGCGTCGGAATGGCTCCAGAGCGCATCGACGTCTCTCTGGTGAGCGGCCTGGTTCGTCCCGGAAACGGCATCGGGGTACGCAACGTACGCGAGCGCATGCAGGTTTTATACGGTGAACTGGCGACCGTCGATATCAACAGCCGTCCGGGTCGAGGGACAAAGGTGACGCTCCTTATGCCGATTCTGGACGCAGGCGCCGAAACCTGGGGACCGATAGGAGGCGCGGCGGGGCAGGCAATTAGTCACATGGTCGAAGACGCCGTGCGCGCAATGACCCGGTCGTAATAGTCCTCGTAGAGCGGAATCACTCGAGAGGCGCAGAAGTGATCCTGCGCAGTCTTACGGCCCGCTCGCGCCATGGCGTCGAGACGCGGCTGATCGCTTAGAAGTGAGATCGCGGCGGCGGACATAGAATCGACGTCGCCCACGTCAAAGAGGAGGCCGTTATGTCCGTCTTGAATAAGCTCCGGAACTCCGCCGACGCGTGTCCCGATGGTGGGAACGCTGCACGCCATGGCTTCAAGCGCAGCCAGTCCGAACGACTCCATCTCGCTGGGCATCAGCATTAGGTCAGCCAGCGGCAGCAGCTCGTTGACGTTATCCTGTTTCCCGATGAAATGAACCCTATCCTGCACGTTGTGCTCACGTGCGAGATACTCGGCGACGCTGCGGTCAGGCCCGTCGCCAATCAACATCAGGCGAGCCGGCATCGCTCTGGCGACGCGGGCAAAGACCCTCACGACGTCCTGAATGCGTTTGACTGGCCGAAAGTTGGAGAGATGCACCAGAAGCCGTTCGTTCGGCTCAGCGAAGCGCGGACGCATCGCAGCCACTAGGTCCGGATCACGAAGGTAGACATCGCAGTTCACAAAGTTGCGGACCACCTCGATCTCGGAGGTGATCGCGAAGGCCTCGCGTGTGCGGTCGCGGAGGTAGCTCGATATGCTGGTGACCCCGTCCGACTGTTCGATACCGAATCTTGTTATAGGAAGATACGAGCGATCCAGTCCGACCAGCGTGATGTCGGTGCCGTGAAGCGTCGTGATAAAGGGCAGATGAATCCCCCGCGTGGCGAGCATCTGTCGTGCCAGCAACGCACTCACCGAGTGAGGAATCGCGTAATGAACATGCAACAAATCCAGCGAATAGAACTCAGCAACCTCGGCCATCCGAGTTGCGAGCGCAAGATCATACGGCGGGTGTTCAAACAGCGGGTAGTTTGAAACCGCAACCTCGTGAAAATGAATATTCGACTCCCGGCCACTGAGACGAAAAGGTTGCGAGTAGGTGATGAAGTGAATCTCGTGTCCACGAGCAGCGAGTTCGATGCCAAGCTCAGTAGCAACGACGCCGCTGCCGCCGTAGGTGGGATAACAGGTGATGCCGATCTTCATAGTCTTCCCATACTTTTCGGCTGCATGCATTTCTCCTGCTATTGGACGAAGCAAAGGTCTCATTGGACTCCGCCGCGTCCGGCGGTTCATCGGCTTTTCGCAAACAAGCACCGCTAGACTGCAAGGTCCCCGTAGTTGATGAGCTGCGGCGCATTTGGTTGCAAAGACCTCGCGGGAAGCTCGGTGAGCAAGGCATTTCGCTCGACGTCACGATGAGTGCGCAGTCGAGTGGTGACGCGATCTAAGTCCCCGTCGTTGTAGCCGGGATGGCAGCACAGCTCGAAGGTTCCCTCCGCAGGCAGAGCAAGCAAAAGTTCGTGAAGGGTTTGGGAGTCCAGATGGCCTGTCGCGGAGATTCCAATGGTTCCGTCCGTGGTCAGCACGCGGGCCTCGCGAATCTGCGGTTGGCGCCCGAACCTGCTTTTGAAGCTCCCGAGCAAATTTACCTGCAAACGGCGGAGGCGGTTCCCGTGGCCAAGTGCAAGACTCCAGTTCTGCTCGAAGGGATTGCGAATCGCACCGATGGAGCAGCGTTCAGCAACGCGCAGAAGAGGGCGCGTGACAGCAGGGAAGAGATGCGTGTGTTTGTGCGTATCGAGGTGAGTAACCTCAATGCCCGCGTCGCGCAACTTTTCCACCTGTGCAAGCGCCTCCCGTTCAATCTCCGCTTCGCTGATCTTGCCGCGCAGGAGTGCCTGTACGAAATCAACCAGCGAAGGACGAAGTGTTTTGCCATCGGGCCCCAGTAAGGTAGAGATACTCTGCGGCGGCGAGACCGGGATCCCGTCTGTGAGTGTGACATGACAACCAACGCCAAGGGTTGGGTTAGCACTGGCTATCGCGACAGCGTCGTCGAATGCGGCGCCGGTCGCCATCAGCGTTGCAGAGGTCAGCGACCCAGCCCGGTGAAGCTCTGCAATCGCGCGGTTAACTCCACGAGTGACACCGAAGTCGTCCGCATTGATGATGAGTCGCGCATGCATAAGTACTTATCATAGTGAACGTTCAAGGAGAACGTCCGAGCGGTCAGCGCCTGAGCCACCATCAACAGGCTCAGGCACGGATCCCTACTGAACGTGCAGCGTAGCCTTCAGCGGAGTATCACTGGAGGACGGCCCCGCCGTCACCTTGTACTCTCCCGGAAGCAGTTGCCATCCGTTCTGATCCGTATTGAAGACCGTAAGCGAGAGCGGATGCAGCGCGAGCGTGACCTCCTTCGACTCGCCAGGAGCCAGCTTCACCCGATGCCATGCTGCAAGCCGCTTATAGTCCTCCTTCGCAGCGGCAGGCAGCGCAACGTAGACCTCGGCGATCTCAGTGCCCTCATGCGTTCCCGTGTTGCGAACCGTGAAGTGAACCGTGCGCTTGGCATCATCCACAGTCAGGCCAGAGTAAGCATAGGTTGTGTAAGACAAGCCGAAGCCGAATGGGAAGAGTGGCTGCTTGTTGGTCGCCTCAAACCACTTGTAGCCGACCTTAGCGCCCTCTGAGTTGTAGTTCACGTCGAACGGTTGAACTTTATGCTCTTGATTTGGGCCAGGTGGCACGCCCTCAAGACCCGGTACCACCGGATGCGGCAACTGTGCCTCATCTTTTGCGAACGTGACCGGCAGCTTGCCGGAAGGATTCACCTCGCCGAAGAGGATGTTTGCCAGAGCCTGCGCACCGCCAATGCCCGGATACCACATCTCGACCACGCCCTTCACACGTTGAACCCACGGCATACTCACCGGTCCGCCGTTCTCAAGCACAACGATGGTGTTCGGATTCGCTGCTGCGACCGCCTCGACTAGAGCGTCCTGATTGTCAGGCAGCGACAGTGTCACCGCATCCATCCCCTCCTGCATCGGCTGGTTCACAAAGACAATGGCCACAGAAGAAGACTTCGCGAGCTTCACCGCCGCGGCAGTATCCAACCCATCGGCGTATCGAACTGACCCCTGAGGCGAGTGCGCCTGAATGTTCTTGAGCGGCGAAGAAGGGAAGTAGACATGCTCGGTCCAGCCGGAGCCGCCTGCCTTCGGATCCGCAGCATTACCGCCCGGCGCATCTACCTGGGCCGATCCGCCGCCCGAGAGAACACCCACATCTGCATGCGAACCGATGATCGCAATCGAACTCGCAGCCGTCGCCTTCAGCGGAAGAATATGATCCGCGTTCTTCAGCAGAACGATGCTCTCTTCAGCAATGTGCTGCGCGTCATCTCTTCCACGGAACGGATCGACGACAGTACGGACCGGCGGATCATCCACCACGCCCGCTGCAAACATGCTGCGGAGAATGCGATGAACCATGTCATCCAGTCGAGCCATGGGGACCTGCCCCCCTTCAACAGCCTTCTTCAACGGCGCATTGAAGTAGTTTTCGTCGCCTGGCATCTCCTGGTCCATCCCGTTCAGCGCTGCTTTGACGGTGCTGTGGGTCGCACCCCAATCCGACACCACCCAGCCCTTGAACTTGAAGTCCTTCTTCAAAACTTCGTTTAACAGGTAATCGTTCTCGCAGGTGTGGTCACCCTCATAAAGGTTGTAGGAGCACATCACCGCCGACGGCTCCGCGATCGCGATCGATACCTCGAAGGCAAGCATGTCCGACTCGCGTAAAGCCTTCTTGTCGAGCAGCGCATTGACAACAGTCCGCCCCGTTTCCTGGTCGTTCAGCGCGTAGTGTTTGATGTCGCTCATCACATGCTGTGAGAAGACTCCCTTTTCGAGATTGCCAGTCATCGTCCCAGCGAGGATCGGATCTTCTCCGGCGTACTCAAAGTTGCGACCGTTGCGCGGTTCACGCGTAATGTTGACACCGCCTCCGATCGACATATTCGTGCCCCAGGCGCGAAGTTCGCGGCCAATCACGGAGCCGTAAAGAAAAGCCGAATCAGGATCCCAGCTTGAGGCAGCGCCAAGCGTCGATGGCAGCAGCGTCGCATAACGGGACTGATACGCCGCCATGCGGGCTCCGACCGCGGAGTCCGCAAGATCGATGCCAGGAATACCCAGCCGGTCAATACCCGCCATATACCCCGCGGCGAAGTTCGATTTCGCCGGCACCGGGTCGCCCGCGCGCAGAACACCCCAACCCGTTCCGTGAACCATCTCAATTTTTTCATCAAGAGTCATCTGTCCGAGCACCATGCTGGCGCGCTCATCGGGCGAGAGAGCCTTATTCATCCACGGCATCTTCGAGATATCGGGTGTGGTCTGGGCCTGTGCTGCCGGAGAGCTAAACGAAACCACTGTAACCAAAGCAAAGATCGACAAAACGCTGAACCGTTGAAAAGATAACATCCATGCTCCTTCAAGCTGAGTGGCGACGGTCTCCCAATAACAGACCGTCGCTTGTTTACTGACCGTTAGAGAGTCTATATGAACTAAAACGTTATAGGTAAGGGCTTTCGCGCTTTTTGGGGCCAACGCCACCCAACTGCCAGGCAAACAGGAACTTCTCAGTGTTTCGCGCGAAGCTGTCCGATTGATCACTTCGCAAAGAGTTGTCCAATGTCCGCGAATGCCTTGAACTCAAGCGCATTGCCTGCAGGGTCTAGAAAGAACATCGTAGCCTGCTCTCCCACTTCCCCTTTAAAGCGTATGTACGGTTCAATCACAAACGTGACCCCCGCACGCCGAAGCCGCTCAGCAAGGGTCTCCCACGTCTCCATCGGAAGCACCACACCGAAGTGAGGAACTGGAACGTCGTGTCCGTCGACGGGATTGTGGTGAGCCTTGCCGTTCGAGGAGCCGGGCTTCAGATGCGCGACGATCTGGTGGCCGAAGAGATCGAAGTCGATCCACTGCGCCGAACTGCGGCCCTCCGCACAGCCAAGGGTGATTCCATAAAAACTACGGGCAGCGTCCAGGTCGTCGACTGGAAAGGCAATGTGAAAAGGTGTCAGCGTCAAGGTGGTCTCCTGCATCGATCATACGACTCGAGCAGATCACCCGTCGCACGCGGCTACCCGCGATGGAATCCCTGGTCGTAGCCGCGCAGGTAGGCTCTCTGGAACGCATCGCGAATAAGGCTCAAAGGGTCCGAGCGCGGAGTCGTAACCAGGAGTGGTGTGAAACTTCCGATCATGCTGCGGATGGTAGCCGAAGCCGTTGTAAGAGTCGCGCGCTCCGTCCTCGTTGCCCGAGCGAAACCCCACCTGATCTGCCCTTGCGATCAGCGGAGGAACGCTGGTGTAGCCGGCTGGCGGCGGAGGTGGTGGCGGGGCGTAGTAGGCGGTGTGTGACGCGCAGCCAGCCGTCAGCAGACAGGCGGCGGTGACAACAGGTAGAGCAAAATAAGAGAGCTTCATAGCGTCCTCACAATTCTGTTCGCGCGCAACCATCGGTGGGCGCACGTTCGAAGGAGTAAACGCTACTCAATGAAAAATGTTGTCGTCGTCGACGGATCTTAACCAGCAGCGATTTCTATTCGTTATCGCTCGGAAGTCGCACAACAAACTCTGTATTGCCGGGTTCGGAGCTGAAGCGGATGACCCCATGGTACTGGTCGACGATGCGCTGTACGATGCCCAGACCGATCCCTGTTCCCACGCCCACCGGCTTGGTTGTGTAGAAGGGATCGAAGATGTGTTCCTGGCTCTCCAGCGGAATGCCCGAGCCGTTGTCGCTCACGCTAATGCAGAGATCCATGTGTGGATTCTTCGCGTCCGTCTTCGAATTCTCCGCCCAGGTATGCACGCTGATCCGTCCGTGCTGCGGCACCGCGTCGATCGCATTGTCCAGTAGATTCGTCCAGATCTGGTTCAGTCCCGTGCACTCGCTATGCAGCGGAGGAAGATCCGTGGCGAAGTTCTTCTCGAGCACAATCTCCTTTTCGCGCAGCTTATGTCCGAGAATGATTAGCGTCGCGTGAATGCTGTTGTTGATGTCGATCGTCTGCTTCTGGCCCTTGCCTTCATAGGCGTACGACTTGACGGCGTGCACCAGGTCCGTAACTCGCCCGATACTCTCCTCGATGGTGCCTACCAACTGCATGCTTGAGGCCATCGCCTCCAGCCAGCCCAGTGCCTCTCCCAGCAACGGTCCGTCAAAGTCGTTCTTCACGCGCTCCAACTCAGCCGCGTTCATGCCGATCGAGACCAGCGTAGGAGCCATCTTCCACGCGTTTTCGATGTTGGCTGACTCCATCCACTCCGCCAACGCCTCTTCGGCATCGCTCTGGTCCAGCGAGTTCATCATCAACGGTTGCTTCATGGCAAGCGCCTGCTTCTGCATATCGAACATGCAGTGCTTCTGCTCTTTCGAGAGATCGCGCTCTTTGAACTTGAGAGACAGCTCATGCATTCGCATTAGATTGTCGCGCAGCTGAGACGCGGCACGGCGCGCGGCAGAGCCGGGATTATTCAACTCATGCATCAAACCCGCAGCGAGCGTCCCCAGCGACGCCATCTTCTCCTGCTGTACCGTCGTACTCTGAAGCTTTTGAAAGCGATATGCCATGTTGCCCAGAATTGCCTTCCGAACCTGCGGGCAACTGGTCATCAAACCCCAGAACTGCTCTTCGTCGAGCTCCAGCAGGTGACTTGGCGTCGTCGCCTCGACGCTCCCGAGGTTCGGAACGTTGGTCAACAGTGCCATCTCTCCAAAGGCGCTGCCGGCTTCGATCTTGGCCACAGTGAATTCATTTTGTTCGGCTGTCTTCTGACTCACTCGAAGCTCGCCGTCAAGCAGTATCCAGAAGGAGTGCGCCAGCTCACCCTGCCGTGTGACGACTTCGCCCTTACCGATGTGGAAGTCCCGCACGCCGTCAAGACAATGCAGCTCGTCATCTCGCAACGAGGACAGAATGGGAACCTTGCGCAGAAGCGCGACTAGATCCTCACTGACTTTTTCCATGACGTGACTTTGGACGATTTGGGTTTGTTCGCTCATCGGGTTATTGGTTGGTTGCCTTTCAAAGCGTAGCTAAATACTGATGCACAAACTGGATTGCGATCGAACCTTCGCCTACGGCGGATGCGCATCGTTTGACCGAGTTGAATCGTACATCGCCCGCGACAAAGATGCCGGGAACGCTCGTCTCCAGCAAATAAGGGTCGCGCTCCAACTTCCACGACTTGGGCGACTGCGCCTTCAAATCAGGACCGGCAAGAATGAATCCCTTGCTGTCGCGGCACAGCTCCGCTGGCATCCAGTCCGTCTTCGGCGCCGCCCCGATAAAGATAAACAGGGAGCTGGCCTGTCGAGCCTCTTCTCCGCGAGGTGTCTTGAGAGTCAGGCACTCCAGGTGAGTCTCTCCCCCCATCGCAACGACCTCTGTACCGGTCTCGACCGTGATATTCGGGGTCGCCTCGATCTGGTCGATCAGGTACTTCGACATGCTGCTTTCGAGCGACTTCCCGCGGACCAGCATGTGAACATGATCGGCATAACGGGAGAAATGCATAGCAGCCTGCCCGGCCGAGTTTGCCCCACCAACAATGTAGACTGCCTCTTCCTTGCACGACATCGCCTCAGTCAGCGCCGCGCCGTAATAGACCCCCGCTCCGCTCAACTTGTCTGCTCCCGGCACATCCAGCTTGCAGTAGTCGACACCTGTAGCCAGCAGGCACACATGGCAGGTCACCTCCTGCCCATCCGCCATCGTAAGAATGCGGTACTGATTCTCGGCGCGGATGCAGGAGACCTTCTGCGTAAGGAACTCGGCTCCGAGCCGATTCGCCTGCAGAAAGGCTCGCTTGGCCAACTCCTCGCCGCTGAGTCCCTCCGGAAAGCCCAGGTAGTTCTCGATCTTCGAGCTGGAGCCGGCCTGTCCGCCAGGCGCCGCTGCCTCGATCACCAGCGTCCGCAGCCCCTCAGAGGCCCCATACACGCCCGCCGCAAGCCCCGCAGGACCCGCGCCTACCACGACCACATCGTAGAACTCCTGCTGAGCCTGGGTGCGAAGCCCGACCTTATTGGCCATCTCCGTCGAAGTCGGCTGCACCAGCGCCGTGCCATCTCCAAACAAGATGACCGGCAGTTTGGTATCGTCGATGCCCTTTTCCTTCAGCAGCGCAAGCGCGTCCGGATTCGTCTCCGGGTTCAACCACTGGTAGGGAATACGGTTGCGCGAAAGGAAGTCACGGACCGCATGGTCCATCGCCGACCAACGCACCCCTACGACTCGAATCCCCTCAAACGGCGGCCTGTAGCCTTCCTTCCAGCTTCCCAGCAGATCGTCGAGCACCGGATAGAG
This Tunturibacter gelidoferens DNA region includes the following protein-coding sequences:
- the bshA gene encoding N-acetyl-alpha-D-glucosaminyl L-malate synthase BshA — translated: MKIGITCYPTYGGSGVVATELGIELAARGHEIHFITYSQPFRLSGRESNIHFHEVAVSNYPLFEHPPYDLALATRMAEVAEFYSLDLLHVHYAIPHSVSALLARQMLATRGIHLPFITTLHGTDITLVGLDRSYLPITRFGIEQSDGVTSISSYLRDRTREAFAITSEIEVVRNFVNCDVYLRDPDLVAAMRPRFAEPNERLLVHLSNFRPVKRIQDVVRVFARVARAMPARLMLIGDGPDRSVAEYLAREHNVQDRVHFIGKQDNVNELLPLADLMLMPSEMESFGLAALEAMACSVPTIGTRVGGVPELIQDGHNGLLFDVGDVDSMSAAAISLLSDQPRLDAMARAGRKTAQDHFCASRVIPLYEDYYDRVIARTASSTM
- a CDS encoding sensor histidine kinase — protein: MTQPDPKLILITLLIELGVAAAVSSSLARSTRFKNLLLLPRRTPRQTAWLVIIICVPLTLGVWVRTAVPNFLAADLSFETTILLGILVGPLAAMAGGATLAIPAVLHHEYWTLPVNLAIAAIAGAFGRFADPEDVWSFSPMIDLSIYRWVTRNLRRPQLDRQILLLLLVAGMQLGTSALSHYFPRHFFELNSREWWVQLLICATAPIVVGIPLKIWNAIRVERKLEEQGRLLLEARLDALQRQINPHFLFNTLNSITSLVRSQPELAREMIVKLANILRVLLKDREAFLPLSEELRFTDDYLDIEVVRFGDKLKVVKEIANNTLDIVVPGMLLQPLIENSIKHGLEPRISGGTVTIRSRITEERRLMVEIEDDGVGMAPERIDVSLVSGLVRPGNGIGVRNVRERMQVLYGELATVDINSRPGRGTKVTLLMPILDAGAETWGPIGGAAGQAISHMVEDAVRAMTRS
- a CDS encoding DUF3179 domain-containing (seleno)protein, with protein sequence MPQTQEIQAVRNKTGYFFALASVCALISAACVAIPMFVIRPFRPQGARELEIALTVRHAGPWLAGVCVAVVLLVVFLLWKAARIGARIALVCLLVLAFASVSFTHVNIFEKMFHPYDSPSFESAYEAKVDSDDKVLAVRVGQEARAYPIRTMGYHHIVNDTIGGVPIAVTYCTLCHTGLVWSRVVDGQLLHFRLAGINNGNALLRDEQTSSIWQQSTGEAIFGLLKGQQLKLVRSNELTFALWKSEEPHGQVLKSDPPYAAEYDPKDWEKHVARTTTVVDTTRSGIGPHQLMLGVAVAGQSKAYPIEAILAAKLIQDRVGSLPLIVVVGPDGASIRVFEGTLENRPLTFARSADDQGISDIDTASVWNFQGCAVEGSLTGRCLAEIDAHKDYWFDWMNHHPESAVFKN
- a CDS encoding DinB family protein; its protein translation is MVEPWLRGTLTEIDAVRRQVLHALELAAEDVERWCAGLGDEEMNARPFGIAPVAFHLRHIARSLDRLLTYAEGGALSGTQMDALASEMQDGASAEVVLAEVRAGLAEARQRVLMVSQGSYEDPRGVGRALLPSTVGGLLVHCAEHTQRHIGQAVTTAKIVTGARV
- a CDS encoding beta-glucosidase family protein, which gives rise to MLSFQRFSVLSIFALVTVVSFSSPAAQAQTTPDISKMPWMNKALSPDERASMVLGQMTLDEKIEMVHGTGWGVLRAGDPVPAKSNFAAGYMAGIDRLGIPGIDLADSAVGARMAAYQSRYATLLPSTLGAASSWDPDSAFLYGSVIGRELRAWGTNMSIGGGVNITREPRNGRNFEYAGEDPILAGTMTGNLEKGVFSQHVMSDIKHYALNDQETGRTVVNALLDKKALRESDMLAFEVSIAIAEPSAVMCSYNLYEGDHTCENDYLLNEVLKKDFKFKGWVVSDWGATHSTVKAALNGMDQEMPGDENYFNAPLKKAVEGGQVPMARLDDMVHRILRSMFAAGVVDDPPVRTVVDPFRGRDDAQHIAEESIVLLKNADHILPLKATAASSIAIIGSHADVGVLSGGGSAQVDAPGGNAADPKAGGSGWTEHVYFPSSPLKNIQAHSPQGSVRYADGLDTAAAVKLAKSSSVAIVFVNQPMQEGMDAVTLSLPDNQDALVEAVAAANPNTIVVLENGGPVSMPWVQRVKGVVEMWYPGIGGAQALANILFGEVNPSGKLPVTFAKDEAQLPHPVVPGLEGVPPGPNQEHKVQPFDVNYNSEGAKVGYKWFEATNKQPLFPFGFGLSYTTYAYSGLTVDDAKRTVHFTVRNTGTHEGTEIAEVYVALPAAAKEDYKRLAAWHRVKLAPGESKEVTLALHPLSLTVFNTDQNGWQLLPGEYKVTAGPSSSDTPLKATLHVQ
- a CDS encoding VOC family protein, encoding MTLTPFHIAFPVDDLDAARSFYGITLGCAEGRSSAQWIDFDLFGHQIVAHLKPGSSNGKAHHNPVDGHDVPVPHFGVVLPMETWETLAERLRRAGVTFVIEPYIRFKGEVGEQATMFFLDPAGNALEFKAFADIGQLFAK
- a CDS encoding ChbG/HpnK family deacetylase is translated as MHARLIINADDFGVTRGVNRAIAELHRAGSLTSATLMATGAAFDDAVAIASANPTLGVGCHVTLTDGIPVSPPQSISTLLGPDGKTLRPSLVDFVQALLRGKISEAEIEREALAQVEKLRDAGIEVTHLDTHKHTHLFPAVTRPLLRVAERCSIGAIRNPFEQNWSLALGHGNRLRRLQVNLLGSFKSRFGRQPQIREARVLTTDGTIGISATGHLDSQTLHELLLALPAEGTFELCCHPGYNDGDLDRVTTRLRTHRDVERNALLTELPARSLQPNAPQLINYGDLAV
- the ribA gene encoding GTP cyclohydrolase II, whose translation is MPFASVTKVADADFPTRWGHFRILGFEGVIENPAACNDNIPPPAIRVEGAVALVMGDVHAAPPIVRIHSQCLTGDVFHSLRCDCRQQFELAMALITDEGTGIMLYEQQEGRGIGLMAKLRAYELQDKGLDTIEANLELGYEADCRHFELPAQILKQMGITEVRLITNNPEKVEALELAGIKVVERISAEVPSEPTNERYLQTKREKMGHLVS